A window of Ranitomeya variabilis isolate aRanVar5 chromosome 2, aRanVar5.hap1, whole genome shotgun sequence contains these coding sequences:
- the LOC143807251 gene encoding carbohydrate sulfotransferase 6-like, whose product MVKLRINGSVATGLLVAQTVFLLVLYSRQNIHFSDTDSKEKVHLLIVSSWRSGSSFVGQMFSQHPDVFYLMEPAWHVWVTMFQNGAKVLHMAVRDLVRSVFLCDMSVFDSYMPKVRNVSFLFQWAVSRALCTVPACNSFPRDEITNEISCKTLCGKYPFYNVEQACNTYSHVVIKEVRFFDLKVLYPLLTDPSLSLKILHLVRDPRAVAKSREQSRKSFLRDNGIVLNTNGTNVDDYKYEVIQEICRSHVQMYETAAYKAPSFLKNRYMLVRYEDVVQDPLREISEMYKFANLKLTDKVKKWIYNITHGQSSGDKKEAFTITSRNALNVSQAWRNVLPFEKVKKIQDVCKGAMNMLGYQLVDSEEEQKDLNVEVVLPRKQSQFSWT is encoded by the coding sequence ATGGTCAAGTTAAGAATTAATGGCTCTGTGGCTACGGGACTTCTGGTGGCACAAACTGTATTTCTGCTCGTATTGTACTCAAGACAGAACATTCACTTCTCAGACACAGATAGCAAGGAGAAAGTCCACCTCCTCATCGTTTCCTCCTGGAGGTCGGGGTCTTCTTTTGTTGGACAGATGTTCAGTCAACACCCGGATGTTTTCTACTTGATGGAGCCTGCTTGGCATGTGTGGGTGACTATGTTTCAGAATGGTGCCAAGGTTCTCCACATGGCAGTGAGGGACCTAGTAAGATCTGTATTCCTGTGCGACATGTCTGTTTTTGACTCCTACATGCCAAAAGTGAGGAACGTTTCTTTCCTCTTCCAGTGGGCCGTCAGCAGAGCCTTATGTACGGTCCCGGCTTGCAATTCCTTTCCACGTGATGAGATCACGAATGAGATTAGCTGTAAGACTCTATGTGGAAAATATCCCTTTTACAACGTTGAACAAGCTTGCAACACGTATAGTCATGTGGTTATAAAAGAGGTCCGCTTCTTTGACTTGAAAGTCTTGTATCCCCTTCTTACTGACCCATCCTTAAGCTTGAAGATTCTTCATTTGGTTCGGGATCCTAGAGCAGTGGCCAAATCCCGGGAGCAGTCAAGAAAAAGCTTCCTGAGAGACAATGGAATTGTCCTCAACACCAATGGGACCAACGTAGACGACTACAAATATGAAGTGATCCAGGAAATCTGTCGAAGTCATGTCCAGATGTACGAAACAGCGGCCTACAAAGCACCCAGCTTCCTCAAGAACCGATACATGCTGGTGAGGTATGAGGATGTGGTTCAAGACCCCTTACGAGAGATCTCCGAGATGTATAAATTTGCTAATTTGAAACTTACTGACAAGGTAAAGAAGTGGATCTACAACATCACTCATGGCCAAAGTTCTGGAGACAAAAAGGAAGCCTTCACAATCACATCTCGCAATGCTCTCAACGTTTCTCAGGCCTGGAGGAACGTCCTCCCATTCGAGAAAGTGAAAAAGATACAAGATGTTTGTAAAGGGGCTATGAACATGCTAGGGTACCAACTTGTAGACTCCGAGGAGGAACAGAAAGACTTAAATGTGGAAGTTGTGCTGCCGAGGAAACAGAGTCAGTTCAGCTGGACATAG